In a single window of the Streptomyces sp. NBC_00353 genome:
- a CDS encoding TrmH family RNA methyltransferase, whose product MSSDTGSTGRTSSSSSPSSEDPSNAALAAGEPPVEPMQYDDGFGAEIGVGPHALPWPEGERYDPELLAHGDRRNVGDEYRYWTREAIVADLDLRRHDFHVAVENWGHDFNIGSVVRTANAFLAKEIHIVGRRRWNRRGAMVTDRYQHVRHHPDTADLTAWAAAEGLPIIGIDNLPGAVPLERTELPRRCVLLFGQEGPGLTEEARKHAAMVCSIAQFGSTRSINAGAAAAIAMHAWVQRYADIPEAGV is encoded by the coding sequence GTGAGCAGCGATACCGGCAGCACCGGCCGTACCAGCAGTAGCAGCAGTCCCAGCAGCGAGGATCCGTCGAACGCAGCCCTCGCCGCGGGTGAGCCGCCCGTGGAACCGATGCAGTACGACGACGGGTTCGGGGCGGAGATCGGTGTCGGGCCGCATGCGCTGCCCTGGCCCGAGGGCGAGCGGTACGACCCGGAGCTGCTCGCCCACGGCGACCGGCGCAATGTCGGCGACGAGTACCGCTACTGGACGCGGGAGGCGATCGTCGCCGATCTGGATCTGCGACGACATGACTTCCATGTGGCGGTGGAGAACTGGGGCCACGACTTCAATATCGGGTCGGTGGTGCGCACCGCGAACGCTTTCCTCGCCAAGGAGATCCACATCGTGGGCCGGCGGCGCTGGAACCGGCGCGGTGCGATGGTCACCGACCGGTACCAGCATGTGCGGCACCATCCCGACACGGCCGATCTGACCGCCTGGGCGGCGGCGGAGGGGCTGCCGATCATCGGGATCGACAATCTGCCGGGGGCGGTGCCGCTGGAGCGGACCGAGCTGCCGCGCCGGTGTGTGCTGCTCTTCGGGCAGGAAGGGCCGGGGCTTACGGAAGAGGCCCGCAAGCACGCGGCGATGGTCTGCTCGATCGCGCAGTTCGGCTCGACGCGGTCGATCAATGCGGGGGCTGCGGCGGCCATCGCCATGCATGCGTGGGTGCAGCGGTACGCCGACATTCCGGAGGCCGGGGTCTGA
- a CDS encoding HTTM domain-containing protein, translating to MSTPSPLARGVQRITSSALGPYQSAVIRIGFSVTYLLFLLRELPHRHEMYGPDSPWSWGMAKQLISGNEAFSALLWSDSTVWFEIVYAVALLSAALLMLGWHTRAMSVLFMVGVLSLQNRSIFLGDGGDNVIHLMAIYLVLTRCGQVWSLDARRAARVAREAPPEGTGAGRPVRNVAGAVLWVVLGLALVAGSVADGFGGTWWLPALFWVIWIGHGAWWAVNRYAPQSEPRTLLDVIANLVHNATLVVIMAEVCLIYATAGWYKIQGSRWQDGTALYYPLKLDYFTPWPALSDILASSGVMVMILTYGTVIVQVAFPFTLFNRRVKNVLLVAMMCEHAGIALLLGLPFFSMAMIAADSVFLPTVFLVWLGGRVTLGRQLLFSRADRVPEQRRSGEEEAPQHSGSGGHTLVG from the coding sequence GTGAGCACGCCTTCCCCACTGGCACGCGGTGTCCAGCGCATCACGTCCTCGGCCCTCGGCCCGTACCAGAGCGCTGTCATACGGATTGGTTTCTCCGTCACGTATCTGCTGTTCCTGCTGCGCGAGCTGCCGCACCGCCACGAGATGTACGGCCCCGACTCCCCGTGGAGCTGGGGCATGGCGAAGCAGCTCATATCGGGCAACGAAGCCTTCTCTGCGCTCCTGTGGTCGGACAGCACGGTCTGGTTCGAGATCGTCTATGCGGTCGCCCTGCTGTCCGCCGCACTGCTGATGCTCGGCTGGCACACCCGTGCGATGTCCGTTCTCTTCATGGTCGGTGTGCTCTCGCTGCAGAACCGCAGCATTTTCTTGGGCGACGGTGGCGACAACGTCATCCATCTGATGGCGATCTATCTGGTGCTGACGCGCTGCGGGCAGGTCTGGTCGTTGGACGCGCGGCGAGCGGCGCGGGTGGCGCGGGAAGCGCCCCCTGAAGGGACGGGCGCCGGTCGGCCGGTGCGGAATGTGGCCGGGGCGGTCCTCTGGGTGGTGCTCGGCCTGGCTCTCGTGGCGGGCTCGGTGGCCGACGGCTTCGGCGGCACCTGGTGGCTGCCGGCCCTTTTCTGGGTGATATGGATCGGCCACGGGGCCTGGTGGGCCGTGAACCGCTACGCACCGCAGAGCGAGCCGCGCACTCTGCTCGATGTCATCGCCAACCTCGTCCACAACGCCACGCTCGTCGTGATCATGGCCGAAGTCTGTCTGATCTACGCGACAGCGGGTTGGTACAAGATCCAGGGTTCGCGGTGGCAGGACGGCACGGCGCTGTACTACCCGCTCAAGCTCGACTACTTCACGCCTTGGCCCGCACTGTCCGACATCCTCGCGTCCAGCGGTGTGATGGTCATGATCCTGACGTACGGCACGGTCATCGTGCAGGTCGCCTTCCCCTTCACCCTCTTCAACCGGCGCGTCAAGAACGTCCTGCTCGTCGCCATGATGTGCGAGCACGCCGGCATCGCCCTGCTGCTGGGTCTGCCCTTCTTCTCGATGGCGATGATCGCCGCAGACTCCGTCTTCCTGCCCACGGTCTTCCTGGTCTGGCTGGGCGGCCGGGTGACGCTCGGGCGGCAGCTGCTGTTCTCGCGCGCGGACCGAGTGCCCGAGCAGCGGCGCAGCGGCGAGGAGGAGGCCCCGCAGCACAGCGGAAGCGGTGGCCATACGCTCGTCGGGTGA
- a CDS encoding DUF5819 family protein — protein MDSYDDRGVGGGNGSVGSEAEQREDAPFDAGRDAGSAAAPARLRAGISGLSLPYQIGAAVALSIIGLIACTHLAMVFLHVAPSNTLTKQHGKVVDDWVYPEFEQNWKLFAPNPLQQNVGVHVRAEIAGADGRRTTPWMSLSGEDGKAIRGNLLPSHVHQNELRRGWDFYLNSHDTENRPNGLRGELAERYIRRIVMLRLSEHDYGGTVERIQVRSEVRSVAAPPWSTEKISTRPNYRVLPWWTVTPADLPESAKEADK, from the coding sequence ATGGATTCGTACGACGACAGGGGTGTCGGAGGCGGGAACGGAAGCGTCGGGTCAGAGGCGGAGCAGCGCGAGGACGCACCGTTCGACGCCGGCCGGGACGCCGGTTCCGCCGCAGCGCCCGCGCGGCTCCGTGCCGGCATTTCCGGCCTGTCTCTTCCGTACCAGATCGGTGCCGCAGTCGCGCTGTCGATCATCGGGCTGATTGCCTGCACTCACCTGGCCATGGTGTTTCTGCACGTCGCACCGTCCAACACCCTGACCAAGCAGCACGGCAAAGTGGTCGACGACTGGGTCTATCCCGAGTTCGAACAGAACTGGAAGCTCTTCGCGCCCAATCCGCTCCAGCAGAACGTCGGCGTGCACGTCCGGGCCGAGATAGCCGGCGCCGACGGACGCCGCACGACTCCCTGGATGAGCCTCTCCGGCGAGGACGGCAAGGCGATACGCGGCAATCTCCTCCCCAGCCACGTCCATCAGAACGAGCTCCGCCGTGGCTGGGACTTCTACCTCAACTCCCACGACACCGAGAACCGTCCGAACGGCCTGCGCGGCGAACTCGCCGAGCGCTACATCCGCCGCATCGTGATGCTCCGCCTGAGTGAGCACGACTACGGCGGCACCGTCGAGCGCATCCAGGTCCGCTCCGAAGTGCGCTCCGTCGCGGCGCCGCCGTGGAGTACGGAGAAAATCAGTACCAGGCCGAACTACCGGGTGCTGCCGTGGTGGACCGTCACCCCCGCCGACCTTCCCGAGAGCGCCAAGGAGGCGGACAAGTGA
- the paaA gene encoding 1,2-phenylacetyl-CoA epoxidase subunit PaaA: protein MAAVTADQTTQAKAQGTVQATAGGPDGADGAQLAAFDAAVAAEERIEPRDWMPDAYRASLVRQMAQHAHSEIIGMQPEANWISRAPSLRRKAILMAKVQDEAGHGLYLYSAAETLGTSREELLDKLHAGRQRYSSIFNYPTLTWADVGAIGWLVDGAAITNQVPLCRCSYGPYARAMVRICKEESFHQRQGYELLLTLGRGTPAQREMAQDAVNRWWWPSLMMFGPPDDASAHSVQSMTWKIKRHSNDELRQRFVDICVPQAEALGLALPDPDLRWNEERGHHDFGSIDWTEFQEVLKGNGPCNEQRLTQRRRAHEEGAWVRDAAAAYAVKHHAEKHTTQTPTAEATA, encoded by the coding sequence ATGGCGGCAGTGACTGCGGACCAGACGACGCAGGCGAAGGCGCAAGGGACGGTGCAGGCGACAGCAGGCGGCCCCGACGGGGCTGACGGTGCCCAGCTGGCCGCGTTCGACGCCGCGGTGGCAGCCGAGGAGCGCATCGAGCCGCGTGACTGGATGCCGGACGCCTACCGGGCCTCGCTGGTCAGGCAAATGGCCCAGCATGCCCACTCCGAAATCATCGGCATGCAGCCCGAGGCAAACTGGATCAGCCGCGCCCCCTCACTGCGCCGCAAGGCGATCCTGATGGCCAAGGTGCAGGACGAGGCAGGACACGGGCTCTATCTCTACAGCGCGGCGGAGACCCTCGGGACGAGCCGCGAAGAGCTGCTCGACAAGCTCCACGCGGGCCGCCAGAGGTATTCGTCGATCTTCAATTACCCCACGCTGACCTGGGCTGATGTCGGCGCGATCGGCTGGCTGGTGGACGGCGCCGCGATCACCAACCAGGTGCCGCTGTGCCGCTGCTCGTACGGTCCGTACGCCCGGGCCATGGTCCGCATCTGCAAGGAGGAGTCCTTCCACCAGCGCCAGGGGTACGAGCTGCTGCTCACTCTCGGCCGCGGCACTCCGGCGCAGCGTGAGATGGCCCAGGACGCGGTGAACCGCTGGTGGTGGCCGTCCCTGATGATGTTCGGTCCGCCGGACGACGCGTCGGCGCACTCGGTGCAGTCGATGACCTGGAAGATCAAGCGGCACTCGAACGACGAGCTGCGGCAGCGGTTCGTCGACATCTGCGTTCCGCAGGCCGAGGCGCTGGGGCTCGCCCTCCCGGACCCGGACCTCCGGTGGAACGAGGAGCGTGGACACCACGACTTCGGGTCGATCGACTGGACGGAGTTCCAGGAGGTCCTGAAGGGCAACGGCCCGTGCAACGAACAGCGCCTCACCCAGCGGCGCCGGGCGCACGAAGAGGGCGCCTGGGTACGGGACGCGGCGGCTGCGTACGCCGTGAAGCACCACGCAGAGAAGCACACCACACAGACACCGACCGCGGAGGCGACAGCATGA
- the paaB gene encoding 1,2-phenylacetyl-CoA epoxidase subunit PaaB, producing MSSSTDWPLWEVFVRSRRGLSHTHAGSLHAPDAEMALRNARDLYTRRSEGVSIWVVPSTEITASSPDEKDSFFEPAGDKPYRHPTFYEIPEGVKHL from the coding sequence ATGAGCAGCTCGACGGACTGGCCGCTGTGGGAGGTGTTCGTGCGGTCGCGGCGCGGCCTCTCCCACACCCACGCGGGCAGCCTGCACGCCCCGGACGCCGAGATGGCCCTGCGCAACGCCCGCGATCTGTACACGCGCCGCTCCGAGGGCGTCTCCATCTGGGTGGTGCCGTCCACCGAGATCACGGCCTCCTCGCCGGACGAGAAGGACTCGTTCTTCGAGCCGGCCGGCGACAAGCCCTACCGGCACCCGACCTTCTACGAGATCCCGGAAGGGGTGAAGCACCTGTGA
- the paaC gene encoding 1,2-phenylacetyl-CoA epoxidase subunit PaaC, which yields MTAALALGDDALVLSHRLGEWAGHAPVLEEEVALANIALDLLGQARVLLSLAGDEDELAFLREERAFRNVQLVEQPNGDFAHTIARQLYFSVYQRGLYEQLAAGEGEFAGLAAKAVKEVAYHQDHAEHWTLRLGDGTAESHQRMQRGVDTLWRFTGELFQPVEGVDIDWQSLQNSWLATVTGVLEQATLTVPAGPQSGAWTAGAGRQGIHTEPFGRMLAEMQHLHRSHPGASW from the coding sequence GTGACCGCGGCCCTCGCCCTCGGCGACGACGCGCTGGTGCTGTCGCACCGGCTGGGGGAGTGGGCGGGCCATGCGCCCGTGCTGGAGGAGGAGGTGGCCCTCGCCAACATCGCCCTGGATCTGCTGGGGCAGGCGCGGGTGCTGCTCTCGCTCGCCGGGGACGAGGACGAGCTGGCGTTTCTGCGCGAGGAGCGGGCATTCCGCAACGTCCAGCTGGTCGAGCAGCCCAACGGCGACTTCGCCCACACCATCGCCCGTCAGCTCTACTTCTCCGTCTATCAGCGGGGGCTGTACGAGCAGTTGGCAGCCGGTGAGGGAGAGTTCGCCGGGCTGGCGGCGAAGGCCGTCAAGGAGGTCGCCTACCACCAGGACCACGCCGAGCACTGGACGCTGCGGCTCGGCGACGGTACGGCGGAGAGTCACCAGCGGATGCAGCGCGGGGTCGACACCCTGTGGCGGTTCACCGGTGAGCTGTTCCAGCCGGTCGAGGGCGTGGACATCGACTGGCAGTCGCTGCAGAACAGCTGGCTGGCGACCGTCACCGGCGTGCTGGAGCAGGCAACGCTGACCGTACCGGCCGGCCCGCAGTCCGGGGCCTGGACAGCCGGGGCGGGACGGCAGGGCATCCACACGGAACCCTTCGGCCGGATGCTCGCCGAGATGCAGCATCTGCACCGCAGCCACCCGGGAGCGTCATGGTGA
- the paaD gene encoding 1,2-phenylacetyl-CoA epoxidase subunit PaaD encodes MVTGTLLEEEVRRLAGSVPDPELPVLTLEELGVLRGVEVLAPGKVTVRLTPTYTGCPAIEAMSADIEQVLHDHGIPEVSVVTVLAPAWSTDDISAEGRRKLAEFGIAPPRPHDAAGPSGGPVPLTLSVRCPHCGSTDTELLSRFSSTACKALRRCVSCREPFDHFKEL; translated from the coding sequence ATGGTGACCGGAACGCTGCTCGAGGAAGAGGTACGCAGGCTCGCCGGGTCCGTGCCCGACCCCGAGCTGCCCGTCCTGACCCTGGAGGAGCTGGGCGTGCTCCGCGGGGTGGAGGTGCTCGCCCCCGGCAAGGTCACGGTCCGCCTCACCCCGACGTACACCGGCTGCCCGGCGATCGAGGCCATGTCCGCCGATATCGAGCAGGTCCTGCACGACCACGGGATACCGGAGGTCTCCGTGGTCACCGTCCTCGCACCGGCCTGGTCGACGGACGACATCAGCGCGGAAGGGCGGCGCAAGCTCGCCGAGTTCGGCATAGCGCCGCCGCGCCCGCATGACGCGGCCGGCCCGTCCGGCGGGCCGGTGCCGCTCACCCTGTCCGTACGCTGCCCGCACTGCGGCTCCACGGACACGGAGCTGCTGAGCCGGTTCTCCTCCACCGCCTGCAAGGCACTGCGCCGCTGCGTGAGC